Below is a window of Candidatus Atribacteria bacterium DNA.
TTGAATTAGCCCCCGGGTGATACCGGCGCCATCACCCGCAGCAAACAGATTAGTAACTTTTGTTTCCAAACAGTCGGAAAGTTCCAGGCGTGAAGAATAGAATTTTACTTCTACTCCATACAATAGGGTATCTTTAGAATAGACTCCGGGTGCAATTTTATTCATAGCTTTTAGCATTTCCAGGATATCGGAAAGTATTCTATAGGGTAGAACAAAGCTGAGATCTCCGGGAGTAGCTTCCTTTAAAGTGGGATTTACTATGGAATGTGCAAGCCGGTCCGGTGTGGATCTCCTGCCTAACTCTAAATCCCCCAATCTTTGCACAATAACCCCTCCGCTTAAAATATTTGCCAGATGCGCGATATATTTTCCGTAGGCAATCGGTTCCGTAAAGGGTTCGGTAAAATGCGTGCTGACCAATACAGCAAAATTAGTATTATCAGTTCGGTGCTCCTGGTAACTGTGCCCGTTTACTGAAGTGATGCTATCACTAAATTCAGTAACCACTTCCCCATAAGGACACATGCAAAAAGTACGAACTTTATCATCAAACATCTGGGTATAATAGATTAATTTTGACTCGTATACTGCATCTGTTAAACGCTTCATTACTATGGCCGGAACTTCGACTCTTACTCCAACATCTACCGGATTATTAGCTATTTTTATATCTAGAGCATCAGCCTGCTCTTTCAGCCATTCAGAACCTGCTCTCCCCGGTGTAACCACTATATATTTTCCTTTTATTATCTCGCCTTTTTTCGTCTCAATTCCTGTTGCTCTTCCTTTGTCCACCAAGATTTTATTGACTTCGGTATCTGTTTTAATATCAATTTTATGCTTTAAGTAATCCTGCATCTTCTTTAATATTTCTACACATTTTTCTGTCCCTAAATGCCTGATTCTGGTAGGTATTAATTTCAATTTTGCTAAAGAAGCTTCTTTTTTGAGAATATCTA
It encodes the following:
- a CDS encoding FAD-dependent oxidoreductase, whose translation is MKKKEYDVIIIGAGPAGIFTALELTRKNNLSVLILEKGEKIEKRECLMRTKSGGCFHCSPCAIISGWGGAGAFSDGKLNLSTEIGGQLNNYIDKDKVAELIQYADDIYLEFGADKTVYGTEEGEIDILKKEASLAKLKLIPTRIRHLGTEKCVEILKKMQDYLKHKIDIKTDTEVNKILVDKGRATGIETKKGEIIKGKYIVVTPGRAGSEWLKEQADALDIKIANNPVDVGVRVEVPAIVMKRLTDAVYESKLIYYTQMFDDKVRTFCMCPYGEVVTEFSDSITSVNGHSYQEHRTDNTNFAVLVSTHFTEPFTEPIAYGKYIAHLANILSGGVIVQRLGDLELGRRSTPDRLAHSIVNPTLKEATPGDLSFVLPYRILSDILEMLKAMNKIAPGVYSKDTLLYGVEVKFYSSRLELSDCLETKVTNLFAAGDGAGITRGLIQASTSGVIIAGEILKRRNKNK